A region from the Vicia villosa cultivar HV-30 ecotype Madison, WI linkage group LG3, Vvil1.0, whole genome shotgun sequence genome encodes:
- the LOC131659351 gene encoding putative B3 domain-containing protein At1g78640: MIKKVLTKSDLDDNCRLLLNRDLAKKWVVPVVDKAKAATEGVEVEVFDVDTGFPLSLNFKIRPSNDSHVFNNTWIPDFVDRRGLKKGDEIGLKWNEEKKRFDFSVLHRS; encoded by the coding sequence ATGATCAAGAAGGTGTTGACAAAGAGTGATCTTGATGATAATTGCAGACTTTTGTTAAATAGAGATTTGGCTAAGAAATGGGTGGTTCCTGTGGTGGATAAAGCTAAAGCTGCAACCGAAGGAGTCGAGGTTGAAGTGTTTGATGTTGACACTGGCTTTCCTCTTTCTCTTAATTTCAAGATACGACCTTCCAATGACAGTCATGTCTTCAACAACACTTGGATCCCAGATTTTGTGGATAGAAGAGGCTTAAAGAAAGGAGATGAAATCGGTCTGAAATGGAATGAAGAgaagaaaagatttgatttttctgtTCTTCATCGATCTTGA
- the LOC131659352 gene encoding uncharacterized protein LOC131659352 has protein sequence MATSFHSFMPTSSHSSSSSFSSSSCVSSSVTYSVCPHLALGFGSCSCSTQVTKKRKRGHQETNKTNNVSSSLLDISSYPKTIVCLHLSLNVCTCLDGTQIVEKQKRVQHETNVSTTNSTCKAFAVGTSSDCSTNVGDSWMIKKVLTKSDLDDNCRLLLNRDLAKKWVVPVVDKAKATKEGVEVEVFDVDTGFPLSLTFKIRPSNDSHVFNNTWITDFVDRRSLKKGDEIGLKWNKEKKRFDFSVLHRC, from the coding sequence ATGGCTACTTCATTTCATTCATTCATGCCTACCTCTTCCCATTCATCTTCGTCTTCATTTTCATCATCATCCTGTGTTTCTTCTTCTGTTACATATTCTGTCTGTCCCCATCTTGCACTTGGTTTTGGTTCTTGTTCATGTTCCACTCAAGTCACCAAAAAGAGGAAACGTGGACACCAAGAAACCAACAAGACCAACAATGTTTCTTCATCTCTGTTGGATATCTCCTCGTATCCCAAAACAATTGTTTGTCTTCATCTATCTCTTAATGTTTGTACTTGTCTCGATGGCACACAAATTGTCGAGAAACAAAAACGTGTCCAACATGAAACCAATGTTTCAACAACAAACAGCACATGCAAGGCCTTCGCTGTTGGGACAAGTTCTGATTGTTCAACCAATGTTGGTGATTCATGGATGATCAAGAAGGTGCTGACAAAGAGTGATCTTGATGATAATTGCAGACTTTTGTTAAATAGAGATTTGGCAAAGAAATGGGTGGTTCCTGTGGTGGATAAAGCTAAAGCTACAAAGGAAGGAGTCGAGGTTGAAGTGTTTGACGTTGACACTGGCTTTCCTCTTTCTCTTACTTTCAAGATACGACCTTCCAATGACAGTCATGTCTTCAACAACACTTGGATCACAGATTTTGTAGACAGAAGAAGCTTGAAGAAAGGAGATGAAATTGGTCTAAAATggaataaagagaagaaaagatttgatttttctgtTCTTCATCGGTGTTGA
- the LOC131662574 gene encoding pentatricopeptide repeat-containing protein At5g61400-like, with amino-acid sequence MIGMFHPKSLTKKTTQHIQIHNTLSSTMLNLLRRKNIPITSTFSSLYFSSNSIKNTNTNTILQILTNPKNSTNITKATSLTKQHLQNSNNPTNTCFSLFHALKSNPTATPRSFEVLILSLCQLSLIQEALWVFNSLTPNLPPLRACNALLHSLVKTDKFDPVWEVYNNMVSRGFSPTVITYGILLKCCCNQGDLSNARKVFDEMVERRVEPNVVVYTILIRVFCNEGEMGEAERVFKLMRETGVDPNLYTYVTLIDGYCKMGNVKRVFELYSDMLWNGLHPDVVTFANLVDVLCKAGDLKAARSCFFYMDKFGVFPNSHVYNCLIGGYCKAGDLVGAMRLRDEMKRNGIFWDVFTCSILVKGLCDSGKFEESKDLIEEMGKAGVFANAVTYNVLIDGYCKKGDMEKAIEVCSQMTERKVEPNEITFSTLIDRFCKSGNIKAAMALYTEMVIKGLVPDVVTYTTLIDGHCKDGNNKVAFELHKEMLNAGLMPNVVTITSLINGLLNDGRTYAAIRFFLEKTGVGCPGRKVDRSGVCSPNDVMYAVLIKGLCKDGHIFKATKFFKEMRCSGFKPDMVLYVIMLEAHFRFKHMVDAMMLHADMLKMGVLRNTSICRALSIGYRELRFETSSNVL; translated from the coding sequence ATGATAGGAATGTTCCACCCAAAGTCATTAACGAAGAAAACAACACAACACATTCAAATCCACAATACTCTTTCATCGACAATGTTAAACCTCCTCCGTCGCAAAAACATTCCCATCACTTCCACTTTCTCTTCACTCTATTTCTCTTCAAACTccatcaaaaacacaaacacaaacaccaTCCTCCAAATCCTAACAAACCCCAAAAACAGCACCAACATCACAAAAGCCACATCCCTCACAAAACAACACCTTCAAAACTCAAACAACCCCACAAACACATGTTTCTCTCTTTTCCACGCGCTCAAATCCAACCCCACCGCCACGCCCCGCTCATTCGAAGTTCTCATACTCTCACTCTGCCAACTATCTCTCATCCAAGAAGCCCTTTGGGTTTTCAACTCCCTTACCCCTAATTTACCTCCCTTACGCGCCTGCAACGCGCTTCTTCATTCGTTAGTCAAGACGGACAAGTTTGATCCCGTCTGGGAGGTCTATAACAACATGGTGTCCCGCGGGTTTTCACCAACTGTCATCACGTATGGGATTCTATTGAAATGTTGCTGCAACCAGGGTGATTTGAGCAATGCCcggaaggtgtttgatgaaatggtTGAAAGAAGAGTTGAACCAAATGTGGTGGTTTACACTATTCTCATTCGTGTTTTTTGTAATGAGGGTGAAATGGGAGAAGCGGAGAGGGTGTTTAAGTTGATGAGAGAAACTGGGGTGGATCCGAATTTGTATACTTATGTTACTCTCATTGATGGGTATTGCAAAATGGGTAATGTTAAACGTGTTTTTGAATTGTATAGTGATATGCTATGGAATGGTTTGCATCCTGATGTTGTGACGTTTGCGAATTTAGTGGATGTTTTGTGCAAGGCGGGTGATTTGAAGGCGGCACGAAGCTGCTTTTTTTATATGGATAAGTTTGGTGTTTTTCCTAATTCACATGTTTATAATTGTTTGATTGGTGGTTATTGTAAGGCAGGGGATTTGGTTGGAGCGATGCGATTGCGAGATGAAATGAAACGGAATGGAATTTTTTGGGATGTTTTTACGTGCAGTATACTTGTTAAGGGTTTATGTGACTCGGGTAAGTTTGAAGAATCTAAGGATTTGATAGAGGAGATGGGAAAAGCAGGGGTTTTTGCTAATGCTGTGACTTACAATGTGTTGATTGATGGATACTGCAAAAAGGGGGATATGGAGAAAGCTATTGAGGTTTGTTCACAAATGACTGAGAGGAAGGTAGAACCCAATGAGATCACATTTTCTACATTGATTGACAGGTTTTGCAAGAGTGGGAACATAAAAGCTGCTATGGCGTTGTATACAGAAATGGTTATCAAAGGTCTTGTGCCTGATGTGGTGACTTATACCACTTTGATTGATGGACATTGCAAGGATGGGAACAACAAGGTAGCTTTCGAACTGCATAAGGAGATGCTGAACGCAGGACTAATGCCAAATGTGGTCACAATTACTTCTTTGATTAATGGCCTTTTGAATGATGGAAGGACTTACGCTGCAATCAGATTTTTCTTGGAGAAAACTGGAGTTGGTTGCCCTGGACGTAAAGTGGATCGTAGCGGAGTGTGTTCTCCGAATGATGTTATGTATGCTGTTTTAATTAAAGGTTTATGCAAAGATGGGCATATTTTTAAAGCCACCAAGTTTTTCAAAGAAATGAGATGCAGTGGTTTCAAACCAGACATGGTTCTTTATGTTATCATGTTGGAGGCACATTTTCGATTCAAGCACATGGTTGATGCAATGATGTTGCATGCAGACATGTTGAAGATGGGTGTTCTGAGAAATACTTCCATATGTCGTGCGTTGTCTATAGGATATAGAGAATTGAGATTTGAAACCAGCTCTAATGTGTTATGA